GGCTGAAGCCGAACGGATCGCGCATTCACCGGAGCGCGTGCTGCCGGTCCGACTCGCGGCCATCCGGCTGCTCGGACGGCGGCCGCATCCGGGTGTCCAAAGCCTTGCCGCGTTGTTGCTGCCGCAAAATCCGACGGAGGTCCAGTCCTGCGCCGTGACCGCGCTCAACGACGCGAATAATCCGGCCGCCGCCACTTTTGCGTTCGACGGTTTCGAACGCTACACGAGGTCCACGCGACAGCAACTGGTCGCTTCGACGCCCCGCGCGTCTGCGCTCGCCAACGCGTTGCTGACCGCGCTGGAACAGGGCCGGATGCAGCTCACGGAGGTCGATCCATCAACGCGGCAGGCGTTGCGAAGAAGCTCAACCGCAGAGTTGAAACAGCGAGCGGAAAGATTGTTTAAAAGCGCGGTTTCACCGGATCGCGAACAGGTCGTGCAGCATTTCAAGCCGGCAGTGCAGATGGGCGGCAATCGAAAACATGGCGCGGAGATTTTCGCGAAGACCTGCCTGCAATGCCACGCCATGCAAGGCGAAGGCGCGCGGGTCGGGCCGGACTTGTCCGGCATCGCGACCCAGCCGCGCGAGACCATGCTGATGAACATTCTCGATCCGAGCCGACAGGTGTTGCCCGACTTTTTGAGCTACACGGTGACCGCTGCCGACGGCGAGACCTTGACGGGTTTGATCACAGCGGAATCCGCAACGAGCGTGACCATCCGACGGCCGAATGTGCCGGACACAACGATTCGGCGAAGCCAGATTAAAGAGCTGAAGGCCGACGGCAAATCGCTGATGCCCGATGGACTTGAAGCGGGCCTGACGGTGCAGGACATGGCGGACTTGCTGTCGTTCTTGCGACAGCCGGAGGCGACGCTGTTACCCAGGGACAAATGAAGCTGCTATTAACTGAAAGAGCCTCGATTGGCAGGGGAGGGCACGCGGCCCGCGTGCAACTGGTCGGCGGCTCGCCGACCGGTCGGTGTGAAAGGGATTCGTCGGACACCGGGATGAAGTGGCGTGGCCGATTGGATTCCCTGGACGCGGCGAGCCGCCGCGTCCGGCACGCCAGCGGCGTGCGCTCCCCGGAGAAAATCCGCATCCCTCCGACTAAAAATGAAAAACAAACGTAAACCAGACAACTCCACAAACCACCCCCACTCCATCACCCGCCGCGATTTGCTCAAGGGGGTTATCGGCGCCAGCGCAGCAGCAGCGTTGAGCGGTTGTTCCTGGACCGAAAAAAACTCCGGCGGCACCACGCGCAAATCAATTCTCGGCAAGAGCGATCTGATCCGCCGTGAAAACGAAAAGCCCGGCACGCGGGATTGGATGCTCACAAACACGCGCGTTGATCCGGCGACAAAATATCGCTGTCCGTGGATCGAAGGTTACTGTTCGCGCACGAGCGTGCGGGCCGGCGAGTCAATCAGCTTCCACGTTAGCACCAATCCGGCATCGCCGTTCAGACTCGACATTTATCGCATGGGTTACTACGGCGGCGCGGGCGGACGGTACGTGTCAAGCCTCGGCCCGTTCAAAGGCACGACGGAGCCCGACCCGCCCGTCGGCGACAAGCGCGTGCGCGATTGTCAGTGGGAACCGTGCGCGACCGTCAAGATTCCGCGCGACTGGCTCAGTGGCGTCTATCTGGGCAAACTCACCGCCGAGCGCGAAGGGTTACAGAGCTACGTCATCTTCATTGTCCGGGACGACCGCCGCGCTGATTTTATTTTCCAATGTTCGGACACGACCTGGCAGGCGTACAATCGCTGGCCGAGCCAGTTCGCCCTCTACGATGACGGCAAGGACCAATGGTATTGGGGGCCGAACGTTCAGGTCGGCTTCAACCGGCCTTACGGCAAATATTGCCAGATTCTTGACGCGCCACTCACGACCGGTTCCGGCGAATGGTTTCTCTGGGAATTTCCGCTCGCCCACTGGCTGGAGTCGCAAGGCTACGATGTGACTTACATCTCGAACCTCGACGCTCACGCCGACCCGAAAAATTTGTTGCGCGCGAAAGGTTTTCTGTCAGTGGGCCACGATGAGTATTACTCCATCGAAATGTTCAACCAGTTGAAGGCAGCGATTGGCGCCGGGCTGAACGTCGCTTTTCTCTCCGGCAACGCGGTGTGTGGCCGGATTCTTTTTTCGCCTGACTCGCGCGGCACGAACCACCGCGCTTTCGAGCGCGTGGGCGTGTTCGGACCGCCAAACGGCACGCGCGATTTCGTGGCGATGAAAACGCTGCCGCACGAGCGCCCTTACGCCAACGA
This region of Candidatus Angelobacter sp. genomic DNA includes:
- a CDS encoding N,N-dimethylformamidase beta subunit family domain-containing protein — encoded protein: MKNKRKPDNSTNHPHSITRRDLLKGVIGASAAAALSGCSWTEKNSGGTTRKSILGKSDLIRRENEKPGTRDWMLTNTRVDPATKYRCPWIEGYCSRTSVRAGESISFHVSTNPASPFRLDIYRMGYYGGAGGRYVSSLGPFKGTTEPDPPVGDKRVRDCQWEPCATVKIPRDWLSGVYLGKLTAEREGLQSYVIFIVRDDRRADFIFQCSDTTWQAYNRWPSQFALYDDGKDQWYWGPNVQVGFNRPYGKYCQILDAPLTTGSGEWFLWEFPLAHWLESQGYDVTYISNLDAHADPKNLLRAKGFLSVGHDEYYSIEMFNQLKAAIGAGLNVAFLSGNAVCGRILFSPDSRGTNHRAFERVGVFGPPNGTRDFVAMKTLPHERPYANELIGAHSTGPVTGGADWICAKPDHWLFEGTGMKKGDGIPGLVGWEWHGDPANIPGLEIVATGPTQDAPGKLNSGVYTATIYPGPKGNFVFNAATCWWADGMSAPPGYVRPSVYTSPKGPDPRAQRITANVLEQMKRRVKLAV